Within Anopheles nili chromosome 3, idAnoNiliSN_F5_01, whole genome shotgun sequence, the genomic segment TATATCATGAGTAGATAGTTGGTTGGAGATAAGTAGAATAAGACAATCCCTTTAGCATGACTGAACCAAATTTTCGTTCGGTATcctataaattaaaaaaaaaagatttcatATTCCCTTTCAATCTGGATGCATTTTTGGAACACTAGAAACTCGCTGTACGGTAAAGTGGCATACAAGAACTTAGCATGACCTGGAGtacaatcgatcgaaaacataaaatattcttTATTTCATGGAAGGCGCGATCTCAAATTGAAGATGTAGCCAAACCGAATCCTCTTTGAGTATACTAAACCAATCGTTTAAgtaaattggaaaattgtgGAAAATGATGGTTAATTGTGTAACAACTATTTGCACGGTACTCGTCATTCTTTATAAAACATTAAGTAATGGGAGACAAGGACTAGATGATGATAGGCAGAATGTGCTCTTCTGTGCAAAGCATTACCCCATACAGAGaaatattgcacaaaaaaacgatttcATTATTTCCCCTTTTGGTAAAGTACCTTCTAGAACAGGTTGTTTGGTTAAGCTATGGAGAAGTGAGGAGAGATAAAGATTGCCTTGCAGCATGTCGCACGTGTGTGAATATGACATGAACCAACGCAATTTCATCCGCAGCACCGCTCCAGCGACGTTTTAACGATGATCTATGTGACGAATGAAAGGCATGTGCGGATGGATGCAAATGCGTATGGTGTCGTGCAGCGACGCACCAGACCGCGACAGTCCTTCTTCCATCTGTGTTTTGGCAGAAAGAAATTAGGTACGCGAGATTTAAATATCGCGAGAGTATTTAATTTGGCTGAGAGCGTGAAAGAAACAGACAGTACGAATTAGGATATGGacgtaaaattaaaaaaagcttcattttGGGTTATCGTCGTAATTTCAAACCAAGAATTTATCTCCAACGTTCTAGACCATTAAACTTAACATTTAGAATTATGGTATTGATTGAACAGATTGGTTAATATTTTCCTGCACATCTGGGTGTTTGCATCTTTGCTTCTCTTTTGTGAAAATAGGATATCACCTCGCTACATGCATCTTGGACCAAACATTGTCTTTTGGCCTGCTGGAGGCATGAGCATTAGCAAATCGATGTGATTGTGCTGCAAAACATCGAAAATAGTTCAACTATCAATATATATTACGTCAGATCGTTCTATTAGGAGATTCGAATCCATATTATTTTGAAGCTCGAagttttggttgtttttgtttgaatccATAGTCAATAAATTGATACCCCTTCTAGCGACAGTGACATCTTCTTGCTGCTGCGATGTATCCCCGTTCATGACCTAGTTCTCGCTTCATCAGCAGTCGATTGTTTGCCGGGGTTGTTAGTGCAAATACGCCTCACAACAACGCAATGGAGTTTGTCCTAGTTCTTGCCCGAGCAATAGGCGCGGTGTTCGGACAACGGGGATGGATTTCTTATATATCGGATGCGATTGTTAAATGCAATTAGTATAGCTTTCTTTTATGTCACTCAAGAGAAGGGCTCATTAGCGATTGGAATTGCCAATTTCTAGTTAGGCTATAAATATGTTAAAATTTTACACTAGTACTTAGATATAATCTCAATGCGCAAAGGTGGATTAAGTGAAAAATGAACTCGATTGGAGTGCAATTTTAAATGTGGTTATTCTGCTATGTTTCAAGCATTACCTaacaaatacattttttacCTTTTGTGATATACTCTTGTGAATGCGACAATGAGGCACTtccatattttaaaaatgaataaaatggtACCGACCGTTCGCCCTTGCAAACGCTGCCAAATGCTCTTTTTCGTAGTCTTTCTATTCATTAGCCGTACATTTTTATAAGCATAGAATGGTGGAATAACAAATTAAATGGGTTTCGTGGAGTCTTTGACTTCTGAAAGTTGATGGTCTTAATTAATTGATCTAAATGAAATTGGTGAATGGtctaaattaaataattaaataactTACAAATAAAGTATATAGTAAATAAATAGAAAGTTCTTATTTTTGATGAAGTTAATGGTTATTATTTTACGTAGCAGCATTAAAATTGAGATATTTCATCGATTGATAGTAATGCGACAAAGAAATCTTATCTTGAAACGTATAATAAAATGATTGTCCTTTAGAAACGTAATAGTTTATGATAAGAGTCGTTGAGCTATCTTACATTACTATATTTCATTGTTCTAGCCTCTTCGAgtcttcatttatttttagtaGGATTGTTCTATATGCGTTCTCTCGAATTGCTGGCAAAAAATAGGTtttgacaaacaaaaccagGCTGATATGGTGCATTACCACCACGGATAGCGCACAAGCATGGCACTGGAGAAAGCACCAATATCGAATATTGTCGGCTTTTGCTgtaaaaataactttttttttgtttaaatccgCTCCCTAATTCACTGTagaatttcctttttcctttcctttccttttgtTTAAATCCGCTCCCTAATGTCCTTACTCCTATGAGACATTATCATCTTACGCTGCTCCCCGTTTTTTGTCGATTTGCCCAGTAGCGTTTGGCATATGGTATTTTCTCGTTGCGTATTCAATTGATAcgtttgttgctgttcttGTTACTAATTTCTCGTTGCTgttactgttgttgttgttcgttttctattgtgtttttctttcttccttcttttttctcgtccttgctCTCATCGTGCGCACCTTACTCGATACTCTTACTAttaacaaaaatcaacaacgaaAACGGCCCCGCGCGTGCGTGATATGTTATATGGATTACAATGCTGACTACCACTACCAGTAACTGCAGTCTCCCATTCACGATTCAGGAACGTAAAACCGAATAAAGACGCAAATTTGACGGATTTCTAGGCGTAGCGGTAGCTAAGGTTTTTTAATGTTCTCTAGCAGCCAAACACAAACCTGCACAACATTCTAGCAGCAATTGCAACAACAGTGAAAACGACTATAAATACGAACGTGTCTAGAACGGAGATTAACAAAAAGGAACCAATACGAGAGCAGCACGCGGTGGCACTAGCCGTTATTGTTGAAGACAACGACCCAGACGATATTAGAGGTgtgtgttattgttgttgttgttacttgAATCTTCCCcaaatcaagcaaaacatCAAGGGTAGAACCTCACAGGAAGAACTGGAAGTGTGTACTGTTGTTCCACGAGTCCTTGTGTGGTCACAGTTGCAAGAAGAGAGCACGAAAGACTCACTGAAGGAGGTAACATTGTTCAACAATTCCGCAAGTGTTACGTATAATGGATATATATtcttaaatatatataaatatatatacaacGAAGAGTTTTTATCTAATCCTGCACTGTGATAGTGCGCGAACGACATAAGTAGACCAAGGCAGGGTCTACAAATATACAGCGTGAACGGCTTTCGACGAAAGCCTTTGAAGAAAGCTAATCTTCACCCCAGTCAAACGTAAGGGTACAAAAACGAATAACGAAAAGGATACCCTCAAAATCTCGTTTCACTACAACAAACAGTTGGAACGTAAACAATATATTTAACAGATTTCTTTAGCGCGCTCGGTTGCCGTTCTTCGTTTACGACACACTTCCCATACTAAATCACCAGAGAGCGTGCTTCCATACGCTTTCTAACTGCAGTACACCGCGTAGTCGGCTCCCATTTTATAGCGCGCAGGTAAAATCCCCACGGCCTCACGACGGAGCCGTATCCGGCAGCACTGCACAAAATGTCCTTACCGAATCCGACTGGGCAATTAGATGGGGCCCTGGCAGCCCCGAAATACGGTACCCTTATACCGAACAGGGTATTTGTCGGCGGAATCAGGTAAGTGCCGTTTCTCCCACCTGAATGTGCGTTCACACAGACTGTGTTCTGTTTTCCGTTTCAAGTTTCTCTCAATTCGTTTCCATTCGTTTCTTCTTTGACTTTGGTTTATCGTTGCTAATGTCGCGATGATGTCGGCTATGTATAttagagtatttttttttgctttttcaaacgGTTAGTCTTCTGCTAAGTTAACTTTGAAAGCTAATGTATATGTACAGGATATTAATTTGACAGATACCTTTAGGCGTCTTGATTCCACGAACCTACTCACGATTGTAcgataaaatgtttaaaacaaCTAAAAATAATCAGACAAAGGctcatttcaataaaattgGAGAGTGGAAAAAGATAGACAATCAAGGAAAACAGACAACAGGTATCCCGGTAATGTTTGGATCCCTATACCTAACccgcgctgtttttttttcttttctcgattGCTCTCGCAGTGGCGATACGACGGAGGCCGAGCTATGCCGTCTATTTTCATCATACGGGAACGTTAAGTCGACTAAGATCATCGTGGATCGAGCCGGTGTTAGTAAAGGGTACGGATTTGTCACATTCGAAACGGAGCACGAAGCGCAAAAACTTCAGAACGATGTATGTTTTCCACCCCTAATGCTGCTGTTTTAATGAATATCGAGCTATAATGTGTCTGTTTATTGCTACTTCTATATTTTCATTATAGTGCGATTGCATTGTCCTGCGAGATCGCAAGCTCAATATTGCGCCTGCCATCAAGAAGCAGACACTCTGCGCTACGAACGGTGCCGTGTATTATGCTGCAACCCCACCGACACCAGCCATAAACAATATACCGATCGAGCAGTTTGCCACAGTATACCCGCCAGGTGTGCCAACCATGTATCCTCCAACGTTGCCGTATCAACCGTTCTACCAGTACTACAGTGTGCCAATGGTGAGTGTACTTAAAGGATCTTTTTGGAGATCTGAGCTAGCATAGAGGTTTACAGAGGTTTATCACTTCTGAAAGTTTTTGAGACAGTCctcctttatttttctctgtttttctttctcctttttggTTCCCAATGCTTTCCCTCCACAGAATGTTCCCACTATCTGGCCTCAGAATTATCAAGGTGAGTAAAACCAAGATAAACCTGTAGTTCCAATATTTCGTTATGTGAAAAGtagcaatattttaaaaatactatatttttaaagtaatttttttccttgactataaaataagaaagaaaatgcattgAAACACGTGCACATGCTTCTTTGGTTTACATGAAtttgtgtatatatttattcTTTGTAGTTTAATAAATGCCGTGAATGCAACAATGCGTTCCTTTCTTTTAGTCTCATCACTATGACTTTCTAAAAATGTCAGAAACTGCTATACTATTTCACacaatgaatggaaaaaatttAACTGTTTTAGAAACAACATATTCTTCATCATCTGGTTGTGAACGTATTCAATCTGAAATTACTTTATTCACCGTAGGAATCTACCCTTGCTAAGCGGCAACCGAAGGAGATGCGTATGTTGCAGCATAGTATATAAAACAGTCAAGACTATAGGCGCAGTTTTGTACGTGAAATTCAGGCTATACAACGGAATCAGtggtgcgagagaaagaaagtgtgtgtatgtatgagAGAAATAGAAAGAAGGTGATAtaaaaatagagagaaaatacgagagagaatgagaagaAAAGGGACAGCGAACGACTATGAAAAGTGCGATCAAGAtgatgaacaaaacaaatcttaTTTATTATAATGAGTTATATTTATACAAGAAGCTAGAATGAGCGATGAAtgagtagcaaaaaaaatcacagtCTATatataaatgaaatattagAGTCAGGAAGAGTAAACGTAATGAAGCATAAGACATAAATTATAGGATTCGATATGTTAGTACTATGGAAAATACGATTGGGGAAGATATCCGTTAAAAAgcatagcaacaaaaaagaacggaaAGTCTATGGTCGTGTTTGTATTGAATGACAAGTGCTAGGAATGTGTCGTTAAAAGAA encodes:
- the LOC128727207 gene encoding protein boule isoform X1, which produces MSLPNPTGQLDGALAAPKYGTLIPNRVFVGGISGDTTEAELCRLFSSYGNVKSTKIIVDRAGVSKGYGFVTFETEHEAQKLQNDCDCIVLRDRKLNIAPAIKKQTLCATNGAVYYAATPPTPAINNIPIEQFATVYPPGVPTMYPPTLPYQPFYQYYSVPMVPNAFPPQNVPTIWPQNYQGIYPC
- the LOC128727207 gene encoding protein boule isoform X2, with the protein product MSLPNPTGQLDGALAAPKYGTLIPNRVFVGGISGDTTEAELCRLFSSYGNVKSTKIIVDRAGVSKGYGFVTFETEHEAQKLQNDCDCIVLRDRKLNIAPAIKKQTLCATNGAVYYAATPPTPAINNIPIEQFATVYPPGVPTMYPPTLPYQPFYQYYSVPMNVPTIWPQNYQGIYPC